One Candidatus Deferrimicrobium sp. genomic window carries:
- a CDS encoding vWA domain-containing protein: MVNYLGIRAQVHYKETRTELTTRLVNRITSEGFAQVVGGRPVEMYYERFLFPGREQSRSGYRWDVYVLLRIPQVVLNEEEERLKLDRQRRLDLAARLLKEGRTYSEAGDAGGAVRRWLEAGRLLEGEGGVDALRHEVKEALSELAGVVSLVPNEKEKTPRGEEGSWTVRAVMRKGAKETRLRWLPLQVRFQAGSETMVEPATTDDQGEARVALPPRLGAPSRVGVSVGVDMDRLLSVGGNRVPLREDLLAGLQGLESAVVWLRRPEPVLRTSTGAPSPKGVLSPSAVRANRPAEPEAAEAGAIRSENLLSTEPPAEPRPLRVRIEPVNTRVYMTGGGREAEVGYLVDIRAPAAPSLTSRRPLNLALVVDGSGSMADAGKLDYVKEAVRLVMGNLGPQDRLSLVVYSDEARVVVSGGTAFDRISIEHHLNMLQAMGSTNLSGGLFEGVNQVESFFLEEGINRVILLSDGLANRGVVSRPELERFAAQAVDKGVSLSTIGVGRDFNEELMMAIASAGRGNYYYVGDPETVPSVFMKEMTGLASVVAQNISLTLSLNRDVEVAEVLGLPYEKAEGKVRIRLGDMVSGGRNMAGFTLRLVREPEREGLIQMGSLSVGYDSVAGEIGRVKDLVPLRIELTRERSRVEAGVNRRVDRYLQLLAAADVMTQAMKSGDPAAAQEAARSIESELESFLRWTRTVDDPEVTSLGSILKDCLAEIRKGMAYPGFGMAVSNRDAGKEIRYKLYRLRRRIGQ, encoded by the coding sequence GTGGTGAACTACTTGGGGATCCGGGCCCAGGTGCATTACAAGGAGACGCGGACGGAGCTCACGACCCGCTTGGTCAACCGCATCACATCGGAGGGGTTCGCCCAGGTGGTGGGGGGCCGTCCGGTCGAGATGTATTACGAGCGCTTCCTGTTTCCCGGAAGAGAGCAGTCGAGGTCGGGGTACCGCTGGGATGTGTACGTGCTGCTCCGAATCCCCCAAGTCGTACTCAACGAAGAAGAGGAGAGGCTGAAGCTCGACCGTCAGCGTCGCCTCGACCTTGCCGCCCGCCTGTTGAAGGAGGGACGGACCTATTCGGAAGCCGGGGATGCGGGAGGGGCGGTGCGGCGCTGGCTGGAAGCGGGCCGCCTCCTGGAGGGAGAGGGGGGGGTCGATGCGCTGCGCCACGAAGTCAAGGAAGCCTTGTCGGAGCTGGCCGGCGTCGTGTCCCTGGTCCCCAACGAGAAAGAAAAGACTCCCCGGGGAGAGGAAGGTTCCTGGACGGTCCGAGCGGTGATGCGGAAAGGGGCCAAGGAAACTCGCCTGCGCTGGCTACCCCTGCAGGTCCGTTTCCAGGCCGGGAGCGAGACCATGGTGGAACCGGCGACCACGGACGATCAGGGGGAGGCGCGTGTTGCGCTTCCGCCGCGCCTGGGTGCCCCCTCCCGGGTCGGCGTCTCCGTCGGGGTCGACATGGATCGGCTCCTTTCGGTCGGAGGGAACCGGGTCCCGCTCCGGGAGGATCTCCTTGCCGGCCTGCAGGGCCTCGAATCGGCGGTCGTCTGGCTTCGTCGGCCGGAGCCTGTTCTGCGAACTTCGACCGGCGCCCCTTCCCCCAAAGGGGTCCTCTCCCCTTCCGCCGTGCGGGCCAACCGGCCCGCGGAACCCGAGGCCGCGGAGGCCGGCGCGATCCGGTCGGAAAACCTCTTGTCGACCGAGCCGCCCGCGGAGCCCCGGCCTCTTCGCGTCCGCATCGAACCCGTGAACACGCGGGTGTACATGACCGGTGGCGGAAGGGAGGCCGAGGTGGGATACCTTGTGGACATCCGTGCGCCCGCCGCTCCCTCCCTCACGTCGCGCCGTCCCCTGAACTTGGCGCTGGTCGTGGACGGCAGCGGGTCCATGGCCGATGCCGGGAAACTGGACTACGTCAAGGAGGCGGTCCGCCTCGTCATGGGGAACCTGGGGCCGCAGGACAGGCTGTCGCTCGTCGTCTACTCCGACGAGGCGCGCGTGGTGGTGTCGGGCGGGACGGCGTTCGACAGGATTTCCATCGAGCATCACCTCAACATGCTGCAGGCGATGGGGAGCACCAACCTGAGCGGCGGCCTTTTCGAGGGGGTGAACCAGGTCGAATCCTTTTTCCTGGAGGAGGGAATCAATCGGGTCATCCTCCTTTCCGACGGTCTTGCCAACAGGGGCGTGGTCAGCCGCCCGGAACTGGAGCGATTTGCCGCACAGGCGGTCGACAAAGGCGTTTCCCTCTCGACCATCGGGGTAGGGCGGGATTTCAACGAGGAACTCATGATGGCGATCGCGTCGGCGGGCCGGGGGAACTATTACTATGTGGGAGACCCCGAGACCGTTCCCTCCGTGTTCATGAAGGAGATGACGGGGCTGGCTTCCGTCGTCGCCCAGAACATATCCTTGACGTTGTCCCTCAACCGGGACGTCGAGGTCGCCGAGGTCCTCGGCCTCCCGTACGAGAAAGCGGAGGGGAAGGTTCGCATCCGCCTCGGCGACATGGTTTCCGGGGGGAGGAACATGGCGGGGTTCACGCTTCGCCTGGTGCGGGAACCCGAAAGGGAGGGGCTTATTCAAATGGGCAGCCTTTCGGTCGGCTACGACTCCGTCGCGGGGGAGATCGGGCGCGTGAAGGACCTGGTTCCCCTGCGGATCGAGCTCACGCGCGAACGGAGCCGGGTCGAGGCGGGCGTGAACCGCCGTGTGGACCGTTATCTGCAGCTTCTCGCGGCCGCCGATGTCATGACCCAGGCCATGAAGAGCGGGGATCCGGCCGCGGCGCAGGAAGCCGCGAGGTCGATCGAGTCCGAACTGGAATCGTTTCTCCGGTGGACGCGGACGGTCGACGACCCCGAGGTGACATCCCTGGGGAGCATTTTAAAGGACTGTCTCGCGGAAATACGCAAGGGAATGGCCTATCCCGGGTTCGGCATGGCGGTATCGAACAGGGACGCCGGCAAGGAAATCCGTTACAAGCTTTACCGCCTGCGTCGACGGATAGGCCAATAG